A DNA window from Plasmodium vinckei vinckei genome assembly, chromosome: PVVCY_02 contains the following coding sequences:
- a CDS encoding serine/threonine protein kinase, putative, protein MLKMVDQKKDINNGNSTGVINNINGKIKDEFIFMYLIAAGGFSCVYKIKKKKSNKFYALKKIKFSANESNYEKKVLLNLREIECLRKLKNHPNIVSMNDFWLEVVQTLSKSKRKKRGTRKEQQREQRREQRRDKRREKRRQKRREKRKEQNTKTKKRRLITLSDHNKKKLKHLSCPENTLNISNITNNETAMLKKDNWSNLILLKNFKKEKYNYIFNPQIELNKYSIMCLWKSFNKMCVCKNEKKNIENLSPEQLIKSFKKFLFGRYILAIYDDCSCLNNKNNKLLIFFNNSLENILHYLCWSYLGKNGQEKKDDLFNLFKYVSYNANLSTILLELEDSLTELLRFPLNELKNVTFDMRIPPNENWELSEYISNMTKINKLEICRNKNTLEKFIFKINCDNFNVYKFWDNFKNGIIHEGKGTYKEHRKINLNRKIIKNKNIWIKEKKAKQLKNTIRNNCLNKPIKIYYEKHIPVFACKSLTHKRAKQYTLWRKYYNNKQNLRYCLNKHVNSKNHMLFSKFCSHMKTQMNTFKEEKLEKNKIGTTYAKVSYNDLENNIDLFKIQIYNQKNKNKSANRIRKQHKKLSISPNSYKLIYENAEMQNENILQCNDHNCIYGMKNDNEKDHIYNIICFLNFCIWGRGEINKNAIIRKKRQICQSKKKWYIKRHNQKISFLGNIIFYHYIIMLLLDIERYKYKFVSPFQYSLYRKLLKICKKAILMLLRIETNIFFGFLLKQLEDHFIRRGPHIAQDKSDRSKKGDDIGIHEMVTIWKSMVTISLILEGKMYKKKKNIFKKIGFLYLIIYFYNYFEKLKQYDIEGIDNIIYLWLFLINLFYDDKDKYIKICSKFFGKLSKKLCYVYWGNIYVIMNWTTIVKMIFIRNVLSISREENIINRLNISRQIYFNILMNSMKIYCLDNFLHIRNRKIKLFHDPFCRMILPFEKCEDPKMQIGDISYYSFRSYENYRNRKKKINFPIVLTGKNNLKRWKNWELRKNHKGVKKGILIKKKSRNNNKRNKKKLKETHFIYNIKKVLFKKLANINIETILYKQNGQFYILVFGSVVKKKNGQIKVKETKIVRDINIIRDYRIYFYNYLEYFYKNNVHISGNNINFIYSQKWTYNNQNTVKQFCSHFDKIKEENSKDMVSLYTTKMFVKQNFLKIGNIKNKKSNLCKKKTEKHKSICNSNYRREKKEGKLLNSNVNIIKKYKSEKIKKKELEKFFDNIVYSSENDDFKIIFENATNSNPCNSVDLANPNELNTKRNHINKKLKFFKHKKKNKKNHKKIFFKSVNNANRFFVSTNESNPIMSNNHQISNSNDVYNNLAIQKKYECSHKNWNENDSSYIYFLINAQKGGLLSHRHKELYKNLLDMRNGHILYQNNECKLEEDLCCLHNRCNTMMKTCGTNKLVKECNKTKRQKMGKITKMKKLVQHISLESLEYKCSFKKNGENLIQNNKKIIIRKICQINKTFYFKYNKINDKKRIYFDSVLCKSERYKKRNEDINIVLLKALKGENNEYVLTTYLTRIYSDNINTLFEKGRKKINSNEIIYQKTFDMYCIKGEEKVYQSQKETKQNNKHKMVKEKNININDIIKVDPLQTSYLEDNFTNSYNKKCNILKISNNYKKKSCNGKKERNPKRPFLIINKKSHENNIKNVYNLYKLEKDNVNSKPQTNPYYETVVHDNEDNIFYCLYKYIHQQVYKYCICDIDEYASNCIDNNANKWEWYGLRRGNENCDKTKTEMNNNSFYSCRQTHNICNNYNSVYQLQFRKLGKLSKEKNFEKEKKMIKIEFRKSTNNFKLPSLLCILKWDNFLKPNFIIRCDHFLHTYNIYFDFFLLLMNIFHKREGNNLYRFKNNNSILYNPYLSHQIYMVTRYFISNVHKINNKLPIHFANDMMEIYSRNRFLAVPNKCAFKSCENDNQRCKKHPSINYAILNREETKPSKKRRISWYEQRQRKRKGIINTIEDEKRNIFCKNKDKKEEDINKKIDTKICQYSGKSPVSNIDNEKNKQNFIKNKKYKFNLYIRMEYCKDTIENYINRRTHINIKRNIEIINMIIMGLNYIHNNNIMHRDLKPSNIFISNNDVVKIGDFGLASYDYLDDHKINTVKEEEIQTDLIINKNCDNKKKPFSNYNSVLGLENGQINDVYSTNSNCNEICVSKPKKFGIQSKNRNLHGCKRTFQWWSTIDELNILCKNRRKGTKLKSGSNTIHIRKAILDEKRIASHINMRRCLYFSQNRGHNDKTKMRKCRAVKNYIVKSNKSKKLNISMNVLFSCTKTRRYFTDEDKAIETRKTISKKNVEQNGNVCGAKKKKKNDVGAKMGRNKIASQKKKKKKENKHPIQRRSTNSSISSAIVVKRNAYCRLEIERYLLSKSFQNCRSNKKKKYINIETIKSKFCSASNKNFGAKWMRIYRKGLHHDDIQEKSAEQIANQMEGCNKTVASNYSNNLKNKKESINHTLGIGTKLYSAPEQLEGNKYTKSVDIFSLGLIIIDLFTKTETNMERTQVLCNARERILPDSLIKKHPNVANLCKKMLSLDYKSRPTSAQLYNKIISTGDIFSPDNCP, encoded by the coding sequence ATGCTGAAGATGGTGGATCAGAAAAAAGATATTAATAATGGGAATTCCACTGGAGtgattaataatataaatgggaaaataaaagatgaatttatatttatgtactTAATAGCTGCAGGTGGTTTTTCATGTGTTTAtaagattaaaaaaaaaaagagcaATAAATTCTatgcattaaaaaaaataaaattttcagCCAATGAATcgaattatgaaaaaaaggtattattaaatttaagaGAAATAGAATGCttaagaaaattaaaaaaccATCCAAATATTGTTAGTATGAACGACTTTTGGCTAGAAGTTGTTCAAACTTTGTCAAAAtcgaaaaggaaaaaacgAGGAACAAGGAAAGAACAACAAAGAGAGCAACGAAGAGAACAAAGGAGAGACAAGCGACGTGAAAAACGACGACAAAAACGTCGAGAAAAAAGGAAAGAACAAAATAcgaaaacaaaaaagagAAGACTTATTACCTTATCTgatcataataaaaaaaaattaaaacatttaaGTTGTCCAGAAAATactttaaatatttcaaacaTAACCAATAATGAGACCGCCATGCTAAAAAAGGATAATTGGAGCAATTTAATATtgctaaaaaattttaaaaaggaaaaatacaactatatttttaatccCCAAATTGAgctaaataaatatagtatAATGTGCTTATGGAAATCTTTCAATAAAATGTGTGTGTgcaaaaatgaaaaaaaaaatattgaaaatttatCGCCTGaacaattaataaaaagttttaaaaaatttttatttggacGATATATTTTGGCTATATATGATGACTGTTCATGtttaaataacaaaaacaataaattattaattttttttaataatagttTAGAGAATATTctacattatttatgttgGAGTTATTTGGGAAAAAATGGACAAGAAAAGAAAGACGATTTATTTAAtctatttaaatatgttagTTATAATGCTAATTTAAGCACTATACTATTAGAATTGGAAGATAGTTTAACCGAACTATTGCGATTTCcattaaatgaattaaaaaatgtaacatTTGATATGCGTATTCCTCCTAATGAAAATTGGGAATTATCAGAGTATATATCTAATATGaccaaaattaataaactagaaatatgtagaaataaaaatactttggaaaagtttatatttaaaataaattgtgataattttaatgtCTATAAATTTTGGGATAACTTTAAAAATGGTATTATACATGAGGGGAAAGGCACATACAAAGAAcatagaaaaattaatttaaatcgaaaaataataaaaaataagaatatatggataaaagaaaaaaaagcaaaacaattgaaaaatacaataagGAATAATTGCCTTAATAAaccaataaaaatatattatgaaaaacaTATACCTGTATTTGCTTGTAAAAGTTTAACACATAAAAGGGCAAAACAATACACATTATGGAGAAAGtactataataataaacaaaatttgaGATATTGCCTAAATAAACATGTAAACTCAAAAAATCATATGTTATTCAGCAAATTTTGTAGCCACATGAAGACACAAATGAACACGTTTAAAGAAGAGAAacttgaaaaaaacaaaataggCACAACATATGCCAAAGTTAGTTACAATGATCTTGAGAACAACATCGATTTGTTtaaaattcaaatttataatcaaaaaaataaaaataaatcagcAAACCGAATAAGAAAACAACACAAGAAATTATCCATTTCCCCCAATTCATATAAGctaatttatgaaaatgcAGAAAtgcaaaatgaaaatatattacaatGTAACGACCATAATTGTATATACGGAATGAAAAATGACAATGAAAAagatcatatttataatatcatttgttttctcaatttttgtatttggGGTAGGggagaaataaataaaaacgcCATAATTAGAAAGAAAAGACAAATTTGtcaaagtaaaaaaaaatggtacATTAAGAGGCATAAccaaaaaataagttttttggggaacataattttttatcattatattattatgctTCTTTTAGATATAgaaagatataaatataagtttGTTAGTCCTTTTCAATATAGCCtttatagaaaattattaaaaatttgtaaGAAAGCAATTTTGATGTTACTTAGAATAGagacaaatatattttttggatTTTTATTGAAGCAACTTGAAGATCATTTTATTCGTAGAGGACCTCATATTGCTCAGGATAAATCAGACAGAAGTAAGAAAGGTGATGACATTGGCATTCATGAAATGGTCACCATATGGAAGAGTATGGTTAcaatttctttaattttggagggaaaaatgtataaaaagaaaaaaaatatatttaagaaaatcggatttttatatttgattatttatttttataattattttgaaaagcTCAAACAATATGATATAGAAGGAATTgacaatataatatatttgtggTTGTttcttataaatttattttacgatgataaagataaatacataaaaatttgttcaaaattttttggaaaattaagtaaaaaattatgttatGTTTATTGGGGAAACATATACGTAATAATGAATTGGACAACTATTGTTAAGATGATATTTATAAGAAATGTTTTGAGCATAAGTagagaagaaaatataataaatcgTTTAAACATTTCAagacaaatatattttaatattttgatgaactctatgaaaatatattgtcttgataattttcttcatattagaaatcgaaaaataaaactatttCATGATCCTTTTTGTCGAATGATATTACCATTTGAAAAATGTGAAGATCCAAAAATGCAAATTGGGGatatatcatattattCTTTCCGTTCTTATGAGAATTATAGAAacagaaaaaagaaaattaatttCCCTATAGTTTTAACtggtaaaaataatttgaaaagATGGAAAAATTGGGAATTGAGAAAAAATCATAAGGGGgtaaaaaaaggaattttaataaaaaaaaaaagtcgaaataataataaaaggaataaaaaaaagttaaaagaaacacattttatttataatattaaaaaggttttattcaaaaaattagcgaatattaatattgaaactattttatataagcaAAATGgacaattttatatattagtatTTGGGAGTGtagtaaagaaaaaaaatgggcAAATCAAAGTAAAGGAGACAAAAATAGTACGagatattaatataataagagattatagaatatatttttacaattatttggaatatttttataaaaataatgtacaTATTAGTGGCAACAACATAAACTTCATATATAGCCAAAAGTGGACATACAATAATCAAAATACAGTGAAACAATTTTGCTCccattttgataaaataaaagaagagAATAGTAAAGATATGGtttcattatatacaaCCAAAATGTTTGTTAAACAAAACTTTTTGAAAATTGGAAAtattaagaataaaaaGAGTAACttgtgtaaaaaaaaaacggaaAAACATAAAAGTATATGTAATTCAAACTACAGAAGAGAGAAAAAAGAGGggaaattattaaatagcaatgtaaatattattaaaaaatataaaagtgaaaaaataaagaaaaaagaacttgaaaaattttttgataatattgtCTATTCAAGTGAAAATGATGactttaaaattatttttgaaaatgctACTAATAGTAATCCATGTAATAGCGTCGATTTGGCTAACCCAAATGAACTAAATACAAAGAGGAAtcatataaacaaaaaacttaaattttttaaacataaaaaaaaaaacaaaaaaaatcacaaaaaaatattttttaaaagtgtGAATAATGCAAACCGTTTTTTTGTAAGCACCAATGAATCGAATCCCATCATGTCTAATAATCATCAAATAAGCAATTCTAAtgatgtatataataatttggctattcaaaaaaaatatgagtGTAGTCATAAAAATTGGAATGAAAACGATTCatcttatatttattttctaattaATGCACAAAAGGGAGGATTGTTATCCCATAGACATAAAgagttatataaaaatctGCTTGATATGAGGAATGGGCATATACTATATCAAAACAATGAATGTAAGTTAGAAGAGGATTTATGTTGCTTACATAATCGATGCAATACTATGATGAAAACATGTGGCACAAATAAATTAGTTAAAGaatgtaataaaacaaaaagacAAAAGATGGGTAAAATTactaaaatgaaaaaactTGTTCAACATATATCTTTAGAATCTCTGGAATATAAATgtagttttaaaaaaaatggagaaaatttgatacaaaataataaaaaaataataatacgaaaaatatgtcaaattaataaaactttctattttaaatacaacaaaataaatgacaaaaaaaggatatattttgatagTGTATTGTGTAAAAGTGagagatataaaaaaagaaacgaAGACATAAATATAGTCTTACTTAAAGCATTGAAAGGAGAGaataatgaatatgtaCTAACCACCTATTTGACAAGAATATATAgtgataatattaatactCTGTTTGAAAAaggtagaaaaaaaatcaattcaaatgaaataatttatcaaaaaacaTTTGACATGTATTGTATTAAGGGAGAAGAGAAAGTTTATCAGAGTCAAAAGGAAACGAAACAAAACAATAAGCATAAAATggttaaagaaaaaaacataaatataaatgatataataaaagtgGATCCACTTCAAACAAGTTATTTAGAAGataattttacaaattcatataataaaaaatgtaatattttaaaaatatcaaataattataagaaaaaaagttgtaatggaaaaaaagaaagaaatcCTAAAAGaccatttttaataattaataaaaaaagccatgaaaataatattaaaaatgtttataatttatataaattggAGAAAGACAATGTAAATTCAAAACCACAAACGAATCCTTACTATGAAACAGTTGTCCATGATAATgaagataatatattttattgtttatacaaatatatacaccAACAAgtgtataaatattgtatTTGCGACATTGATGAATATGCTTCGAATTGCATTGACAACAATGCTAATAAGTGGGAATGGTATGGATTGAGAAGAGGAAATGAAAACTGTGATAAAACCAAAACtgaaatgaataataactCGTTTTATAGTTGTAGACAGACACACAATATATGCAATAATTACAATTCAGTTTATCAATTGCAATTTCGAAAATTAGGAAAACTTTCtaaggaaaaaaattttgaaaaagaaaaaaaaatgataaaaatagaattTAGGAAAAGTAccaataattttaaactgccatcattattatgtattttaaaatgggataattttttaaaaccaaattttatcataagatgtgatcattttttacatacttataatatatattttgatttttttcttttacttatgaatatatttcataaaagAGAAGGAAACAATCTATAtcgatttaaaaataataattctattttatataaccCTTATTTATCTcatcaaatttatatggTTACAAGATATTTTATCTCAAATGtgcataaaataaataacaaattGCCTATTCATTTTGCCAATGATATGatggaaatatattcaCGTAATAGATTTTTAGCAGTACCAAATAAATGCGCTTTCAAAAGTtgtgaaaatgataatcaGAGGTGTAAAAAACATCCGTCCATAAATTATGCCATTTTAAATAGAGAGGAAACAAAACCATCAAAAAAACGGCGTATTAGTTGGTATGAGCAAAGACAAAGAAAACGAAAAGgcataataaatacaatagAAGACGAGAAacgaaatatattttgcaaAAACAAGGATAAAAAGGAGGAggatattaataaaaaaattgacaCAAAAATATGCCAATATAGTGGCAAAAGTCCAGTATCAAATATAGataacgaaaaaaataaacaaaattttataaaaaataaaaaatataaatttaatttatatatacgaATGGAATATTGCAAAGATACAATCGAAAATTACATTAATAGGAGAAcacatattaatattaaaagaaacattgaaattataaatatgataattatgggtctaaattatatacataataataatattatgcataGAGATTTAAAAccttcaaatatatttatctcaAATAATGATGTCGTTAAAATAGGGGATTTTGGTTTAGCTTCCTATGATTATTTAGATGatcacaaaataaatacagtGAAAGAAGAGGAAATACAAACGGatttgataataaataaaaattgtgacaacaaaaaaaaacctTTTTCAAACTATAACTCAGTATTGGGATTGGAAAATGGCCAAATAAATGATGTTTATAGTACTAACAGTAATTGCAATGAAATTTGTGTATCGAAACCGAAGAAATTTGGCATTCAAAGCAAAAATAGAAACCTTCATGGTTGTAAAAGAACATTTCAGTGGTGGAGCACAATAgatgaattaaatatactTTGTAAAAATAGGAGAAAAggaacaaaattaaaaagtggTAGCAATACCATTCATATAAGAAAAGCTATTTTAGATGAAAAAAGAATAGCTAgccatataaatatgcgtCGTTGTTTATACTTTTCCCAAAATAGGGGACACAATGATAAGACTAAAATGCGAAAATGTCGAGctgtaaaaaattacatagtaaaatcaaataaatctAAAAAACTGAATATTTCCATGAATGTTCTTTTTAGTTGCACGAAGACAAGACGCTATTTCACTGATGAGGATAAAGCGATAGAAACGAGAAAAACaattagtaaaaaaaatgtggaACAAAATGGTAATGTTTGTggtgcaaaaaaaaaaaaaaaaaatgatgtcGGAGCAAAAATGGGCAGGAATAAAATAGCtagccaaaaaaaaaaaaagaaaaaagaaaataaacacCCTATACAAAGACGTAGTACAAACAGTTCTATAAGTAGTGCAATAGTTGTTAAACGGAATGCTTATTGTCGATTAGAAATAGAGAGGTATCTCTTGTCTAAATCTTTTCAAAATTGCCgtagtaataaaaaaaaaaaatatataaatatagaaacaATCAAAAGTAAATTTTGCTCGGCTTCCAATAAAAACTTTGGCGCAAAATGGATGcgtatatatagaaaaggACTGCATCATGACGATATACAAGAAAAATCAGCTGAACAGATAGCGAACCAAATGGAGGGGTGCAATAAGACCGTAGCTAGCAATTATTcaaacaatttaaaaaataaaaaagaatcaATTAATCACACATTAGGAATAGGGACAAAACTTTATTCAGCACCTGAACAATTAgaaggaaataaatataccaAATCGGTAGATATTTTCTCTTTAggtttaattataattgaTTTATTTACCAAAACAGAAACAAACATGGAAAGAACACAAGTATTATGTAATGCCAGGGAAAGAATTTTACCTGACtcgttaataaaaaaacatccAAATGTAGCTAAtttgtgtaaaaaaatgttatcgCTAGATTATAAATCTAGACCAACGTCAGCACAATTGtacaacaaaataatatctactggtgatatattttcaccAGACAATTGTCCCTAG